The proteins below are encoded in one region of Balaenoptera acutorostrata chromosome 11, mBalAcu1.1, whole genome shotgun sequence:
- the PYROXD1 gene encoding pyridine nucleotide-disulfide oxidoreductase domain-containing protein 1 isoform X2: MLENRFPNIKVIESGVKQLNSKEHCILTEDGNQHIYKKLCLCAGAKPKLICEENPYVLGIRDTDSAQEFQKQLTKAKRIMIIGNGGIALELVYEIEGCEVIWAIKDKAIGNTFFDAGAAEFLTSKLIAEKPEAKIAQKRTRYTTEGRKKEAETKANAGNIGSALGPDWHEGLDLKGTKEFSHKIHIETMCEVKKIYLQEEFRISKKKSLTFPRDHHNQLVIADKEIWPVYVELTNEKIYGCDFIVSATGVTPNTEPFLCGNNFDVGKDGGLKVDDHMRTSLPDIYAAGDICTASWQPSPVWQQMRLWTQARQMGWYAAKCMAAASVGESTDMDFSFELFAHVTKFFNYKVVLLGKYNAQGLGLDHELILRCTKGQEYIKAVLQNGRMMGAVLIGETDLEETFENLILNQMNLSAYGEDLLDPNIDIEDYFD, encoded by the exons CATATTTATAAGAAGCTCTGTTTGTGTGCTGGAGCTAAACCAAAGTTGATATGTGAAGAAAATCCTTACGTGTTAGGAATCCGTGATACAGACAGTGCTCAG GAATTTCAGAAACAGCttacaaaagctaagagaatcatGATCATAGGGAACGGTGGTATTGCACTTGAATTAGT gTATGAAATTGAAGGCTGTGAAGTAATTTGGGCCATTAAAGATAAAGCTATTGGGAATACTTTCTTCGATGCAGGAGCAGCTGAATTCTTGACTTCAAAGCTCATTGCTGAAAAACCAGAGGCTAAAATTGCACAAAAAAGAACCAGATATACAACTGAAG gaaggaaaaaggaagcagaaaCCAAAGCTAATGCTGGTAATATAGGCAGTGCCTTGGGACCTGATTGGCATGAAGGGTTGGATCTTAAAGGAACAAAAGAG ttttctcataAAATTCACATTGAAACTATGTGTGAAGTAAAGAAAATCTATCTTCAGGAAGAATTTAGAATTTCTAAGAAAAAGTCCTTGACTTTTCCAAGAGACCATCATAATCAGTTAGTTATAGCTGACAAAG agataTGGCCTGTATATGTGGAATTGACCAATGAAAAGATATATGGCTGTGATTTCATTGTCAGTGCTACAGGAGTTACACCAAATACAGAACCTTTTCTCTGTGGCAACAAT TTTGATGTAGGGAAAGACGGTGGCCTGAAGGTGGATGATCACATGCGCACGTCCCTTCCTGACATCTATGCTGCAGGTGACATCTGCACGGCCTCCTGGCAGCCCAGCCCAGTCTGGCAGCAG atgagGCTGTGGACCCAGGCTAGACAGATGGGATGGTATGCAGCCAAGTGCATGGCCGCAGCTAGTGTAGGCGAGTCGACTGACATGGATTTCAGCTTTGAACTTTTCGCTCACGTAACAAAATTTTTTAACTATAAG GTTGTATTGCTGGGAAAATACAATGCACAGGGCTTAGGTTTAGATCATGAATTAATACTGAGGTGTACCAAAGGACAAGAGTACATCAAAGCTGTCTTGCAGAATGGACGAATGATGGGAGCGGTCTTAATTGGTGAAACTGATTtagaagaaacatttgaaaacttaattttaaaccAGATGAATCTTTCAGCATATGGAGAAGATCTACTAGATCCAAATATTGATATAGAAGATTATTTTGACTAA